The nucleotide sequence TTGTATCCATATCTACAAAAGCAGTAGCACTTACTGGGGCTGAAGATAATATGAGCCTAAACAATTCTTTTTGTCATAAATTAAAAGAGAACTTTGGTGGCAGTGAATTTCAAATACCAATTAATCCCCATAAAGAAATAATAGATAAAATATTAGAAAAATGCCTAGATGCAGATAGTATAGTAATAGGTATTTATAATGCATACAATCATGAAGGTCAAAGAAAACTTGTGAATGAAATAAGTAAGGTTAATCCTAATATAGTACTGGTATCCTTAAGGAATCCCTATGATTTTTTATATTTTAAGGAAGTTTCAGCTTATATAAATGCCTATGAATACACTAATTTGTCAGTAAAAAGTGTAATTAAAGTATTATCGGGAAGAGTAGAGGCTCAAGGGATTTCACCAGTTAGACTTTAGAAGGGGAGATTATATGAAGTATGTTATAGGAATAGACGGTGGTGGAAGTAAAACTCATATGAAAATTTCAACTCTCGATTACAAAGTGCTTTTAGAAGTATTTAAGGGGCCTTCGAATATAAATTCTTCAACAAAGGAAGAAGTAAAAAGGGTACTTCAGGAACTGATAATGGAGGGTTTAGGTAAATTAGGGCAATCATTAGAAGAATGTTCTGCAATATGTATTGGAACTGCAGGAGCGGATAGGACAGAGGATAAAAGTATTATAGAGGATATGATAAGGTCTTTAGGCTATATGGGCAAAATTATAGTAGTTAATGATGCTGAAATAGCCCTTGCAGGAGGTATTGAGAAAAGAGAAGGAATTATAGTTATAAGTGGAACGGGGTCTATCTGTTATGGCAGAAATAAAGAAGGAAGAAGTGCTCGCTCAGGTGGGTGGGGACATATTATAGGAGATGAGGGAAGTGGTTATGATATAGGTATAAAGGCAATAAAAGCAGCCCTTAAAAGCTTTGACAAAAGAGGAGAAAAAACGATTTTAGAGGGCGATATTCTAGACTTTCTAAAGCTAAAAAGCCATGAAGATTTGATAAATTATATATATAGGAGTGGCGTAACAAAAAAGGAAATAGCCAGCTTAACTAGAGTAGTAAATTCTGCATATATAAAAGGTGATTTAGTTTCTAAAAGAATACTTAAAGAGGCAGCAAGAGAGCTTTTTTTAAGTGTTAAAGCTGTAGTAGAGGTTCTTAGTATGCAGAACAAGAAGGTAGTATTAACCACAGCTGGAGGCGTTATTAATAATATTAACTACTTATATGATGAGTTTAGAAAGTTTTTAAATTTGAATTATCCTAAGGTAAAGATAATCTCTATGAAAAACGATTCTGCCTTTGGTGCTGTAATTATAGCAAGAAGTGAGTGTGATTAAATGGAAATTAAAGAGACATATGATTTTAGTAGCATTGTAGATTTGTGGAATAAAAACATAGGTACAGTGTATCCGATGAATTTAGAACTTTTTAAGCAAAACTATATTAATGATAGGCAAAGAAAAAAAATAATGGGTGCTTTTAATGGTGAAATACTAATAGGCTTTGTTATATATAAACAGTGGACATATAAAAGTGGATCTTTAAAGCCCAACCATAAGATAGGATATATAAATTCAATCATAGTGGATATAAACTTTAGGCATCAAGGGATAGGAACTAAGTTATTAGATGCTGCTGAAGAGGAATTAATCAATTCGGGAGTTAAAATACTTCGTTGTGGTAGTGACACCTATCACTTTTTTCCTGGAATACCTTTAGAATGTTTACCTTCGGAAGAGTTTTTTTTAGTTAGAGGTTATAAAATGCAAGACTATTTTTATGATTTAATAGGAGATGTATCTAAAGTGGATTTTAAAAAACCTTCTATAAAAGATGGTTTTAAGGTTAATGTAATGAAGCCAGAAGATAGGAAGGGGCTCTTTGAATTTTTAGAAAAAAGCTTTAGTGGAAGATGGCTTGAAGAATTTATTGAATTTTTTCAGGTAGGAATGAAGGAAAGAGATATTGTACTTATAAAGTATAAGACCTCTGTTATTGGGTTCTCACATATATATGATAACAAAAGTAGTTTTATAGGTCCGCCTATATATTGGAAAGCATTACTTGGGCATAACTACGGTGGTTTAGGACCTATAGGGATAGACAAGACATATAGAAAACAAGGGCTTGGGAGGCTTTTGCTATACGAATCACTACAGATTTTGAAAAAAAGAGAAGTTAAGAAAATGGTTATAGATTGGACTGAAAAAGATATTATAAATTTTTATGGAAGGTTTAATTTTATGCCTTGGAAAGCATATAGAAAAGCAACCAAAGAGGTAAAAGATGGCAAGGGTTAAAACAGGAATAGATAATATAAAAGAATATATGGACATTTTTAAAGGAAAAAGAGTAGGACTTATTACTAATACAACGGGATATAATAGTGAGTTTAAAAGTACTATAGATGTATTGAGAGAGGAATGTGATTTGCGAGCATTATATTCTCCTGAGCATGGAATAAGAGGTGAAGTTCAAGCAGGGGATAAGGTTACAAACTATGTAGACTTTAGAACTGGAATAATTGTATACAGTCTTTATGGTGAGAGTAGAAGACCATCAAAGAATATGCTTAAAGATATTGATGTTATCATTTTTGATATTCAGGATGTTGGAGCCAGATGCTATACCTATCTATATACCATGTCGTATGCTATGGAAAGCTGTAGAGAATTTGATAAGGAATTTGTAGTTTTGGACAGACCTAACCCCATTAATGGAGAAGAGGTGGAGGGGAATATTTTAGATTTAAGATATAAATCCTTTGTTGGACGTTATCCTATACCTCAGAGGTATGGGCTTACAATAGGAGAAACAGCAAGACTTTTTAATTCTGAGTTTTCTATAGGATGCAAGCTAACAGTTGTTCCTATTAAGGGATGGGAAAGAGATATGTATTACGAAGATACGGGATTAAGTTGGATTATGCCATCGCCTAATATGCCTTCGGTTGATACAGCATTAGTATATCCTGGTACATGTATTTTTGAGGGGACAAATATTTCAGAAGGAAGGGGCACAACTAAGCCTTTTGAAATTATCGGTGCACCTTGGCTAGATGGAGTTAAAATTGCAGATAAAATGAATGCATTTGGACTAGATGGGGTAAAATTCAGACCAATAGCTTTTAGACCTACATTTTCAAAGTACTCAGGTGAGCTCTGCTTAGGAGTACAAATCCATGTTATAGACAGAAAGCTATACAAACCGGTTAAAACTGGACTTTTTCTTTATGAAATTATAAAAGGAGAAAGTAAAGATAAATTTCAATTCACTATTGTAAATGGCGATAGAATAAAATATGGTATTGATTTTTTAATTGGTAATAGTGTTATTAGAAAAACTGAGCATGGTGTAAGAAATATAATTATGAAATGGCAAAATGAAGCTGAAGGTTTTGAAAAATTAAAAAATAAATATCACTTGTATCCATAATTCTCACGTTTATATAAAACAGTTGGAGTTCATGGACTTTTTTAAGATATGAAGACTATAAATATGGAGTCCATTAACTCCAAATACTTTTAGCAATATCTTTATGAGGAGAGTAAGTATTACCATGGTATGCATGGTGCACCAGATAAAATGTAGGAACTATTAGTGAAGACTATACATAAGAACAGTACACCTAAAGTTAACACAGAGATTAAAAACCTATGCTTCTTTAACACAGTTATCACATCCTTTCTTAAACAAAGTTTTTAGTGAAACTATATATTTCTTTAAGTGATTGAATATCGTCTATTTCTAAGTAAAAGCCCAATAGCTTATACATAATGGCAAGGTTTATAGAATTATCTTTTCCTGTAAGTATAAAAAATTGACTCTTTATATATGCTATTCCATCAAGATTATTTTGTGTTTTGTAGACCTCTACTAACTCACATAATATGTCTTTAATTAAATAATAATGTGTATACTTTTTTGAAAGCTCAAGTGATTTTAGAAAATATTTTTCTGAAGTATCAAAAGCTTTTAGTCTTTTAAAGATTTTACCGATTTCAAAGTAAAATCTAGGCATATTCTTATAATTTTCATCAATATAAACTATATACTCCATTATCTTATTAGAAGTTTCACGTGCTTTATCATATTCACCTAAATTCAAGTAGATTTCAGATATATTAATAAAGCTAAGTACGTATTTATCATAGCTTTTCTCGTCAATAGATTTAAGGACCTTATTGTATAAAGTTAAACTTTCCTCATATTTGCCAATGTATTGGAGACAAAGAGATTTTTGAAGTAAAACCTGATAGTATTTATCCGTATTTGTATTTTTTATTGTTTTTTCAAGTTTATTTAAATTTCTAATAGCTTTGTCATATTCTTTAAGCTCTGTATAACAGAGAGCACTATTGAACAAAAATATGCAAAAATATTCTTCGCTCATATGGTCAAATCGATCCATAGCAAACTCGCAACATTTTATATTGTACTCGTATTTTCCCATATAGAAGTAGACCATGGAGAGTTTTCTTAGTATAGAAAGCATGTGATTGTCATGTATGTCTAAATCAGCTAAAGCCTTAGCTTTTTCATAGTAAATAGAGCTGTTATAAAAATCGTCAATACTACAAAAGTAATCACCTGCAAGCTCGAAGATTATAATTTTTTTGTCAATGAAGTTCCAGGTTGATAAAAACTTTTCGACTTCTGTCAATTTGGTTGAGAAGCTTGTGTCTTTATATACAGTTAAATCCTTAAGTTCTTTTATATACTCATTGAGAATCTTATTAGCTTGATCTTTTTCATCTTCAATAAGATAAGCTAATTCTACTTCTACAGAAATATTTCTTGTATTGCAAATTTTCTGTAAATTCTTAAAAATAACTTGCGCAGCTTTTTTAGTTAATTTGGCTTTATTATGCTCTATTTGACTTATAAGATTTCTTGTTATCTCAGCTCCCGCTAATTCCTCTTGTTTTAATCCATATTTCTTTCTAATGGTTTTGAGTTTTTCGCCGGAGGATATTATTTTATAACTTTCCATAAAAAACCCACTCCTAATGGTACAAAGTATGTTGTTATGGTAATTGTAGCACCAATGCATTTATATGTAAAACCAGTTATTTAACATATTTCACACTAGAAATAAGCTTTTAAAGAAGTATGTTATTTAAAGTCTTAATTTTATGATATTCCTAAGGGGATTGCCATAAACCATAAATATTACATAAAAATAGACATAATATTATAAAAAATCCAACATAGTGTGATGTTGGATTTTTTTAAAGTAGTCTACAACATTTTTGCAGCGGCTTTATCAATTATTATTGTAGTATCATTGTGAAGTTGGAGAATTGAAGCAGGTACTTCAGGTGATATTTTTCCATTAACCATTTTAAATATTGCTTCAGCCTTTTTTTCGCCGTTTGCTAAAAGTAATATCTTTTTAGACTGCATTATTGTCTTTATTCCCATACTTAGAGCAGAGGTTGGAACTTCATTTTTTGAGTTAAAGAATCTTGAATTTGCTTCTATAGTTTTTTCATCTAATTTTACAAGATGAGTTTTAGCTTCGAAATTAATGTCTGGTTCATTAAAACCTATATGGCCATTTTCACCAATACCTAGGACTTGAATATCTATTCCGCCAGAAGATAAAATTTTATTATCATAGCTTTTGCACTCATTTTCAATGTCAGATGTAGTTCCATCCAGTATATTTATGTTCTCATTTTTTATATTTGTGAATTTAAAGAAATTATTTTTCATGTAATAGTGATAGCTTTGAGGGTTATCATCAGAAACTCCATAGTATTCATCAAGATTAAAGGTCTGTACCTTGGAAAAGTTTAGATTCTCTTTATTATATAAATTTATCAGTTCTTTATACATTCCTAGAGGAGTGCCTCCAGTAGCTAATCCAAGAACACTATTTTCCTTCAAAATTATCTGACTTGCAATTATTTTAGCTGCAAATTTACTCATTTCATCATAATCATTAACAGTTACTATTTTCAATTATATCTCCTCCTATGATTGTAAGTTTAATTTCAAAAGCATCATTAAATATAGTTATATCTGAATCCTTACCATTATTTAAACTTCCCTTTTTATCAAATACATTTATATTTTTTGCTGGATTTATAGTGGCAAGTTTTACTGCTTCGTTAAGTTTTAAATCTGTATTTTCATATACATTTTTTATGGCTTTATTTAAAGTTAATATACTTCCGGCTAAAGTTCCGTTCTCAAGTCTTGCAGAATCATCTTTAACTATGACTTTCTGTCCGCCAAGTTCTGAAACTCCATCACCTAAACCTCCCGCTCTCATACAATCAGTTATTAGGGTTATATTGTTAGTACCGATTGTTTTTATAAGAATCTTGTATATATCAGGATGAAGATGAATTTTATCTGCTATTATTTCAGATGGAATATTATTGTTAAATATAGCGCCTATTACGCCTAAATTTCTGTGAGTTAAAGGTGTCATTGCGTTAAACATATGAGTAACATGATTTATTCCATTTTTAATTGCATTTACAGCTTCGTCATAGGAGGCATTTGAGTGACCTATTGATAAAACTATATCTGAATTCTTTTTAACAGTTTTTATGAATTCGAGATTTTCATCCTCTTCAGGTGCTAAAGTTATTATCTTTATAATATCTATATAGTCCTTAATAAAATCATAATCAGGCTTTAATATGTGAGTTTTAGCTTGCGCACCCTTAAATTTTTCGCTTATAAAAGGACCTTCAAGATGGGCACCTAGAATATTAGCACCACCTAAGCACTTTGTACTCGCTTCTCTTATAGTATCTAAGGCAGTATAAATTTTTTGTCTGTCCATTGTCATGGTAGTTGGTAGGAAAGATGTAACACCATTTTTTGTTATATCTCTACTTATGGTTTTAAGAGCATCGAGGGTTCCATCCATAGTATCTGCACCACTGAAACCATGTATATGAACATCTATAAAACCAGGAGAAACGTAGTTGCCTTCTGCATCTATTACATAAGTTGTTTTCCTATCAAGGTTTTTTTCATCTACAATATCTATTATTTTTTCATCAAATAGTAAAACTTTATTTTCAAGTATGCTATCTTCGGTAATTATTTTTCCGTTAATTATAGCTTTCATACTTTCACTTCCTCTAAGTTAATATTACTTCATATTTATATTTTTCACTTCTATATATTGATTTTGTGTATTCAATAGGAACTCCATCCTTTCTATAGGTGAGTCTTCGAAAAAGAAGGGCTAAGGAATTACCTACTTGATTTAAGAATTTTGCCTCATAGTCTGTTAGCATGATAGGTTCAATAGTTTGTTTTGCCTTTGTAGGCTCATAGCCATATTTCTCTCTAAAGGTATTGTATAGAGATTTCCCATCAATAACTTCTTTTGTCATATCACTAAATAAATACAAGGGAAGTACAACAGTTTCTATTGCAGAGGGATCATTATCTGTTAATCTAAGACGTATTATTTCTATAACTTTCATTTTCTTATGTGGAAGTTCCAATAAGGTGCTTATATGTTTTGTGGCAGTTTTTATTTCAAAGGATAGTATTTTTGTACTTATGTTTAGGCCCTTTTCCCTCATTTCTTCAGTAAAACTCTTTAGCTTTGTCAGTTGTTGTTTCTCCTTTTTTTTGGCTACAAAGGTTCCCTTACCTTGCTCCCTATAGAGAATACCTTCAGACACTAATGATAGAATTGCTTTATTTACAGTCATTCTACTTATTTTCTGGATTTCACAAAGTTCTCTTTCAGTAGGAATAGTATCTCCAGGAAGCAATTCTTCATTTTCGATCATTTCCTGTAAAATCATCTTGAGCTGATAATGAAGAGGAAGAGGACTTGATTTTGATACTATCTTCAAATTATTCAGTCCTTCCTATAATAAACTTTTATTTACAAGTCTATTGTATCATCATATTGACATGTTGTATATACCAATTTAAAATAAATTTAAACTTATGCTATGAAATCATGAATTTCTTTGGATATTTTACCTATAGTATCTTTTGCCTCATAATTAAATTGTACACTCCTAACAAATACTCCCAGTATATATTCAGCGTTTTCTGTTCTAAATATTCCAATATCATGGTTTAAGTGAGGTAAATCACCTGTTTTATGAGCACATCTAATATCGTCACATAAATATCTTAATAAAACCTCACAATCAGTGTTGTTACTTAGAATCTTTAGCATTAAATCACACATATCAGGGCTTAATATTTTCTTATTATATATTTTACTGAATAGTGTTAACATGTCAAAAGCAGTGGTTATGTTCTCTCTGCCTTCTTTTGCAGCATTGGAATCCATCATTTTTCTTCTTAATAGAGTGGTTTTTAATCCGATTTTTTTACCGTAGTTATTTATGCTATCCATTGTTAAAAGATCTATTAATATGTTTGAAGCAGTGTTATCACTGGATATTATCATGAGAGTTAAAAGGTCTATAAGTGGATATATTTTATTTGTTAGACAGGTTACTATGCTGTAGTTTACTTTGTCTGAAGACTTTATTTCGATTTTTTCCTCCAAGGCATGATTTCCGCTTAGAACTTCATTTAAGGCTTCAGCCATTATGAGAACTTTTATTGTACTTGCAGAAGGAAACACTTCATTTTCTTTTATATAAATATGATTTGAAGGTTTTTTAAGATCTAAAAAGACTAACGAAATATCTTCCTTATTTGAAGTTATAAGATTTTCAATAGTCTTCTTTAGAATGTTTATATTATACAATTTATCACCACCTCTACATTAAGTATAATTTACCATAATAGTAAATAAAATTCAAACATAGTATGTAAAGAAATATACATCGTGTATGGTTTATTAA is from Clostridium acetobutylicum ATCC 824 and encodes:
- a CDS encoding N-acetylglucosamine kinase, whose amino-acid sequence is MKYVIGIDGGGSKTHMKISTLDYKVLLEVFKGPSNINSSTKEEVKRVLQELIMEGLGKLGQSLEECSAICIGTAGADRTEDKSIIEDMIRSLGYMGKIIVVNDAEIALAGGIEKREGIIVISGTGSICYGRNKEGRSARSGGWGHIIGDEGSGYDIGIKAIKAALKSFDKRGEKTILEGDILDFLKLKSHEDLINYIYRSGVTKKEIASLTRVVNSAYIKGDLVSKRILKEAARELFLSVKAVVEVLSMQNKKVVLTTAGGVINNINYLYDEFRKFLNLNYPKVKIISMKNDSAFGAVIIARSECD
- a CDS encoding GNAT family N-acetyltransferase: MEIKETYDFSSIVDLWNKNIGTVYPMNLELFKQNYINDRQRKKIMGAFNGEILIGFVIYKQWTYKSGSLKPNHKIGYINSIIVDINFRHQGIGTKLLDAAEEELINSGVKILRCGSDTYHFFPGIPLECLPSEEFFLVRGYKMQDYFYDLIGDVSKVDFKKPSIKDGFKVNVMKPEDRKGLFEFLEKSFSGRWLEEFIEFFQVGMKERDIVLIKYKTSVIGFSHIYDNKSSFIGPPIYWKALLGHNYGGLGPIGIDKTYRKQGLGRLLLYESLQILKKREVKKMVIDWTEKDIINFYGRFNFMPWKAYRKATKEVKDGKG
- a CDS encoding exo-beta-N-acetylmuramidase NamZ family protein, whose product is MARVKTGIDNIKEYMDIFKGKRVGLITNTTGYNSEFKSTIDVLREECDLRALYSPEHGIRGEVQAGDKVTNYVDFRTGIIVYSLYGESRRPSKNMLKDIDVIIFDIQDVGARCYTYLYTMSYAMESCREFDKEFVVLDRPNPINGEEVEGNILDLRYKSFVGRYPIPQRYGLTIGETARLFNSEFSIGCKLTVVPIKGWERDMYYEDTGLSWIMPSPNMPSVDTALVYPGTCIFEGTNISEGRGTTKPFEIIGAPWLDGVKIADKMNAFGLDGVKFRPIAFRPTFSKYSGELCLGVQIHVIDRKLYKPVKTGLFLYEIIKGESKDKFQFTIVNGDRIKYGIDFLIGNSVIRKTEHGVRNIIMKWQNEAEGFEKLKNKYHLYP
- a CDS encoding helix-turn-helix domain-containing protein; amino-acid sequence: MESYKIISSGEKLKTIRKKYGLKQEELAGAEITRNLISQIEHNKAKLTKKAAQVIFKNLQKICNTRNISVEVELAYLIEDEKDQANKILNEYIKELKDLTVYKDTSFSTKLTEVEKFLSTWNFIDKKIIIFELAGDYFCSIDDFYNSSIYYEKAKALADLDIHDNHMLSILRKLSMVYFYMGKYEYNIKCCEFAMDRFDHMSEEYFCIFLFNSALCYTELKEYDKAIRNLNKLEKTIKNTNTDKYYQVLLQKSLCLQYIGKYEESLTLYNKVLKSIDEKSYDKYVLSFINISEIYLNLGEYDKARETSNKIMEYIVYIDENYKNMPRFYFEIGKIFKRLKAFDTSEKYFLKSLELSKKYTHYYLIKDILCELVEVYKTQNNLDGIAYIKSQFFILTGKDNSINLAIMYKLLGFYLEIDDIQSLKEIYSFTKNFV
- the nagB gene encoding glucosamine-6-phosphate deaminase, which gives rise to MKIVTVNDYDEMSKFAAKIIASQIILKENSVLGLATGGTPLGMYKELINLYNKENLNFSKVQTFNLDEYYGVSDDNPQSYHYYMKNNFFKFTNIKNENINILDGTTSDIENECKSYDNKILSSGGIDIQVLGIGENGHIGFNEPDINFEAKTHLVKLDEKTIEANSRFFNSKNEVPTSALSMGIKTIMQSKKILLLANGEKKAEAIFKMVNGKISPEVPASILQLHNDTTIIIDKAAAKML
- the nagA gene encoding N-acetylglucosamine-6-phosphate deacetylase, whose product is MKAIINGKIITEDSILENKVLLFDEKIIDIVDEKNLDRKTTYVIDAEGNYVSPGFIDVHIHGFSGADTMDGTLDALKTISRDITKNGVTSFLPTTMTMDRQKIYTALDTIREASTKCLGGANILGAHLEGPFISEKFKGAQAKTHILKPDYDFIKDYIDIIKIITLAPEEDENLEFIKTVKKNSDIVLSIGHSNASYDEAVNAIKNGINHVTHMFNAMTPLTHRNLGVIGAIFNNNIPSEIIADKIHLHPDIYKILIKTIGTNNITLITDCMRAGGLGDGVSELGGQKVIVKDDSARLENGTLAGSILTLNKAIKNVYENTDLKLNEAVKLATINPAKNINVFDKKGSLNNGKDSDITIFNDAFEIKLTIIGGDIIENSNC
- a CDS encoding GntR family transcriptional regulator, with the protein product MKIVSKSSPLPLHYQLKMILQEMIENEELLPGDTIPTERELCEIQKISRMTVNKAILSLVSEGILYREQGKGTFVAKKKEKQQLTKLKSFTEEMREKGLNISTKILSFEIKTATKHISTLLELPHKKMKVIEIIRLRLTDNDPSAIETVVLPLYLFSDMTKEVIDGKSLYNTFREKYGYEPTKAKQTIEPIMLTDYEAKFLNQVGNSLALLFRRLTYRKDGVPIEYTKSIYRSEKYKYEVILT
- a CDS encoding serine hydrolase, which produces MYNINILKKTIENLITSNKEDISLVFLDLKKPSNHIYIKENEVFPSASTIKVLIMAEALNEVLSGNHALEEKIEIKSSDKVNYSIVTCLTNKIYPLIDLLTLMIISSDNTASNILIDLLTMDSINNYGKKIGLKTTLLRRKMMDSNAAKEGRENITTAFDMLTLFSKIYNKKILSPDMCDLMLKILSNNTDCEVLLRYLCDDIRCAHKTGDLPHLNHDIGIFRTENAEYILGVFVRSVQFNYEAKDTIGKISKEIHDFIA